The DNA segment ATAcattttttcaaattgaaaCTCAACTCCAACCATCTTGTACCTAGGATCTAAAACAGCAGCAACACCCATAATGCCATGAATCTCATCCCAATAtttctcaaatttcttcttcatgCTAGATGCCATATTAACAATTAAAGAATTACTAGAAAGTTGCCATTCatccaataatacttttattttacaaaCCAATGTAAAGTAAAGATTGGCCGTCGGAAATTTAGAACCAGAAAACAGCTGAGTAGCATCATAAAACAACTTCAATCTATCACATATTTCCTTGGCAAGTTCCCACTCCTCATTACTTGGCACAGTTTTATATTGGGGTTCTTTCTGCCTTAACCTAGGAAAGACAGATTTATATAACAATGCAGTTTCTAACATCAAATAAGTTGAGTTCCACCTAGTCGGACAATCAAGAACCAATTTCTTAGTAAATGGAATCGCTGTTTTAGCACACCAACTCACAAAAGTTTCGTTCTTTTTCTGCGTTGCAGTCCAATACAATACACTACTATGAATCTTTTCAATACTTTCCTTCACTATACTCAAACCATCCTTGACAATCGAATTTAATATATGAGCACAACAATGCATATGCAACAATTTACCCCCCAACATCAAGAATGAAGAATCTAGACGCCCCAACAGTTCATCTATCATAGCATCATTAGTGGAACAATTATCCAATGTAATAGTAGACAGTTTTCTATCAACGTTCCATTCTAACAATATTTTCATCAATGTTTGAGTAAGAACTTCACTTGTATGGGGACAAGGAACATaacaaaagttgaaaaataaaacaaacatgcATGCATTTTAGATTGACGAAGCTCAACGTACAAAGACAACACAATGTATAAAAGTTTACGAAATTTTTGAAGTACCTCAATAGGCGTATTTGCAACTTCCACGAACTATCGATATAGTAAGCTGTGACAACCATGTAAACCTTTTCTTGATTGGAAGTCCACATGTCGCTAGTTATCGCAACTCTACTATCATTTTCATCTAGTTGAAGAGTTAGCTTCAGCTTCTCATCCCCAAACATCTTCAAGATGTCTTTCCTAATCGTGTTGCGACTAGGCATTTTAAATGTTGGTTGCATTGATGCAAACGCTCGCCTCAGTCCATGGTGGTCCACACAACTCAAAGGATACTCATGCAGGACAATCATTTCGGCGACACACTTTCTTGTCTTTGAAGGGTCAAACACAAAGCCATCCTCGTTTACTTTTTGCACTTGTGCTTGTTTGCTAGAGATTCAACAATTGATGATTGCCTTGAGGTCGCCACTTTTATTCTCTTACAATATCGGTCCACATGATTTCTCAGTGACTTGGTACCATTCTTCGGATTTGCATTAAGCACACTCTTGCAAAATTTGCATTTTGCCTTCCATTCACCTTCAACTTTCAAACGATCAAAATACTCCCAATAAGCACTCTTAACATTAGCCTTATTGTCACCTTCAACAGGAGTTGATCCTTCTGGATTCGAGGCATTATTATCCATTGCTTGTGGAGTTTCCAAAGTGGGATTAATATTACTCTCAACTTCAATTTCATTATCGGTCGGAGCAACATTATTGCTTTGTGTATCTTCTCTAGGAGTGCTAGCCATAAAATTACCTTAACAAATCTACATTAAAAACACAAAGCATATAAACTAGAGATATATAAGTGTGGAGAATGAATCACAACAATAAAGTGTCACTAACAAATTCTTGTCCACAAATAAATGTCACTAACAAATTCTTGTCCACAAATAAATGTCACTGGGAAAGCATGCTTTATATTATAACAAATCTAATATAGgtaaaattagtaataacaCAAGGGTGACAAGCAGAATTTCAATATCTAATTTCAATTCCCATCAATTGCTCAAACACAAGAAAGAAAGCAACACTCAACATAGATTGATATCTAATTCACTCAACATATACtgtattaataaatataattaaacaaaatctAGAGAAGCAGAAGAATCTGATGAGTCCAGGTTCAAGTACACAAGTCCAAGAATCAACAGGGGAATATAATTAGAGTACAACAATAGGATAAGAGAGAGCAGCTTTTGAGAGCAAAAGAATGAAATATGGATCCTCCtggaaaaaacaaataaaaggaaatttgaacaagagaaaacaattaaaaaaacacaaaacaaaatttaagaaTTGGCAAACTGAATCATGTTCACATCACCTAGTCCAACGCAAGTTTCTCTTTTCCAATAATTCTAACAAGATCTTTTAGTCTTTTGAGATCCATTTGACCATTGTTGAACACATACTATAAAGAGAGAAATCAATTAAACACAGCATGACTAAATTATTTCCATTGAAAAATAACACATAAGTGCCATTCTTGAATAACATAATTGGTTGAGAGAGTTAATACAAATGCTTTCTCAATGGATGAAAGTTAATGGCAATTAAAAGGTGGAAAAACTTAAAGAAGAACTTACGGATGTGACAATGACGTGGCTTGCTCCTTCCTTGAGGTAACTCAAACAATTGTCCGAATTTATTCCCCCTCCAACTTGCAAACCGCCTAAATTTTACCAGTCTTCCACATTTAAGTTTAGCAGAGGAAAAATCTGTgtaagttttaaatatttcatCAACCATAAAGGACAATGAAAATGTTAACATAACTTGTATATTGCTAAGACTTatgtttcaactttcaacaaCATCATTCTCAATAACAATTAAGAACACAACATTTTAGTAAATATGTTCCTTTAGAAAACACAAATGCCACTAATCAGTGGCAGCATTTAGAAAACCATACTGGGATAAGCATGCAATGCTTCAAGTGCAGCAGCTTTGCTCAAAGGATCCGCACCGAGCATGATCGCATGGCCACCGGTAAGCCCATCTTGTTTGTAAACAATAGCATACTCAGctaaaacattaaaaatcaaGGATGAATATGTTTGTTATCAAATTGAAAGTTcaattaatatcaataatacAAGAATAATATATGGTTGTAATGCAGTGtgaatcaaggatgaattcatCAAGGCTGTGTTTGGTAACTAAAATAGGACACAAATATAAAGATTCAGAGATAGAAAAAATGTCTTCCCTTCGTATTCAATTTTTAGtacagaaaataaaagaagtttaAGATCTCAATTTTCTCCAAACAGTGTTTATTCTTTTGAACAGTTAATCCTGTGACAAAATCGGCCCCATAAACTAAAATTGTTCCTGCAAATGAACATACATGTGATGCTAGACCTGAACAGAAACATAGTTACATAACCTCACTAAGATATGACAATATTAATGCACTCAAGCTTTAAGATATGGCAGCAGAGAGAGCATGAGATAGAGAAAGGGGCAACTTACCAGTTACTAGAGGAGGAAGACGGCGACAAAGAGGGTAGCACAGAGGTTCGGTAGTGCAGGACGGCAGCGCAATGACACAGCGAGGGATTCACTATTCAGCAGATGAAGACTCGGTGAGGGGCTCAGAGGATGGTAGCGTCGCGGCGGTGAGAGGCTCGGCGGGAGAGGAAGAGGGTTGCagctgaagaggaagaggaagtggGCGACGGGCTCGGAGGAAGGTGGCGTCGCGGCGGTGATTGGCTCGGCGGGAGAGGAAGAGGGTTGCggctgaagaggaagaggaagtggGCGAGGGGCTCGGAGGAAGGTAGCGTCGCGGCGGTGATTGGCTCGGCGGGAGAGGAAGAGGGTTGCggctgaagaggaagaggaagtggGCGAGGGGCTCGGAGGAAGGTAGCGTCGCGGCGGTGATTGGCTCGGCGGGAGAGGAAGAGGGTTGCGgctgaagaggaagaggtgACGGGTGACCTTTCTAGATTTGCACTGGGAAGGATATTATTGATGGGTAcaagttaattttatattttgtgtaattaattttgttaatgcTATAAATTTTTTGTGGTCATTCAGGTAAAGCgtttaaaacgtctttttttaaagatgttttttagtaattaaattttaacatatataatcgattaaatcatgttatttttgtcaaaattaggctagacaaattgatttaaataaaaaaaatggtgaatcaaatcttgagctggtctaaattaatattatttttttaaaaaaaatgactacaatatctttattatagaGAATGATTAAAgtactcttattatatatattaattaaaaaatcttatgaaaaagtaaaagtaattttataagaTAAAGTGCTCTGTTAGGGTTTTTTAGTGCTCTGTTAGGGTTTGTAACAGAATTTTTGCTACCGTCAATGTTACACTGTCAACGTCAATTAAATTTCAACACAAATCTCTGACTTCTAGTTTGACAAAGATAATCTACGTAATTTGCATGGCTGAGGTAAGGAAGGATGAAGATCGGACCGAGGAAGACAACCGAAAGGAGGTAGGAATGTGATTCTGCTGGAAGAGGCAGACATATCAGAAGGTATTAATGCTTACTCCAATAGTCTCTATGGCAGACTCTTTGCTTCCAAAACCTTCTCAGTTGGAACCATGGGGAATGTTTTAAAGGCTATATGGGAAAATCCGGAGGGATTTAGCGTGAGTGACAAAGGGGACAAttacttccaattttttttaataaagaggTGGATGTCTTACGTTTTGAACTTGGTTCTCCATGGCTATTCAAGGATTACGTGCTCCATGTCAAGAGATGAAAGAAAGATCAGAACGGTGATGAAGAGATTGTTTCCAATTTTTCAATTTAGGTTCAAGTTTGGGGTTTGCCATAATCGTTTAAAATCCTCGAAGTTGGACGTAAATTGGGAGAGAGGCTGGGCACAATGTTGGAGGTAGGTAAATTTCAGATGAGAGGTAGAGAAACTAGGATTGTAAAGGCCAACATCAATATTGAAGCTACCAAGAAAGTGAGGGATCAATTAATTGTTGCATGACCTAATAAAAAGGAGGTAGAGGTGGCATTGCGCTATGAGAGACTTGGAAAGTTCTGTACCTACTACGTAAAATTGGGGCACGAGGTGAAAAATTGCCATGATCTGCTGAAGGACACAAAGAGTGATAGGGTAAAAGAGGATGACATTGGCAAATGGGTTAAAGCCAGCCAAGTGGGAATATGAATTAACTCTGAAAGAGAAAGAACATTCAACAACTCAGCTCAGAATCAGAATAAGGCTACTCAACGTAAGAAAAAGCCAGTCTTAAACTGCTTATTGGAAGAATTTGCAGGGATGTCAATGCAAGAGGAGGAACAAAGTTTGAAACCACAAAACGCTGACAACAAGACAGCACCTGAGTTACCTCAATCAGCCAACTCTAGAACAGAGTGCATGGAAGTTACCATAGTTAGTCAGTTCAACGCCAAGGAGGATGAAGGCTAACCTATGCAATTCACTGTTGGGCAATGTCTCACACCAGAGGAAGGCAGGAAGTGGAAAAAATTAGCAAGACAAGGTGTTGGAGGGTTGGATACTAAAGCTGGATCCAAAAAAAGGTTGATGAGTGGTATAGTTGAAGGAtctacaaagaaagaaagaacagaGGATGAAAATGCAGTTGAACAGGGAGTGGAGAGTGCCAGCCTACAAATGGCACCCAAGGCACCATGAGAAGTATAGTTTGGAATTGTCGGGGTTTGGGGAGACCCCTGACAATTCACACCCTAAAAGGGATATGTAAATCCCACTCCCCCGAGATTGTGTTCATAAGTGAAACAAAGAACCAATCTCGACAGGTGGAAGCAAAACTCCGGGTATGCAGCTATGGAAATTGGCATATTGTTAACCCGTCAGGAATGGCAGGAGGACTTGCGCTATCTTGGAAGGATAGCATCAATGTTCAAATTATAAACAGCGGGGAATTCTTTGTAGCAGCTGAAGTTAAAGAGTTCGGAAACAATGGGGTATGGACGTTCATTGGTGTCCATTTGAGCTGTTCGGAACAAATTCGAGCCTTACAGTTTGAGGAGCTTACAACAATGAGTTAACAACTAGAAGAAAAAGTGGTAATAGCAGGAGATTTTAATGCTATAATAAGTCAAGCGAAAAAGGAGGGTGGAGGCCAAAAATCAGCAACTACCATTGCaacattcattaattttattgataGCAACGAATTAGTGGATATTGGAATGGTGGGGGCGGCCTTTCTCGTGGACAAACCGAAGACAAGGAGAGGATTTGGTGAAGGAGAGGCTTGACCGCTATTTAGTAGGAATGGGATGGAAGCTGAAGTTTCAGAATGCAGTGGTGCACAGGCTCACAGAATTAGGCTCGGATCATGCTCCTATCTTGATAGAAACTGAACCTCAATCCTGGCATAGTAAAAGGCATTTTAAATACCAGGAACGTTGGTGTGGAGAAGATGATGTCAAAAGAATTGTCAGAGAAGTGTGGAAAATGAAAGTAGTAGGCTCGGCTATGTTCTCCTTGGCCCAAAAGTTGAAAGAATGTAGATATAGATTAGTTCAATGGCAGATAACTCACAAAGAAAACTCTCGAAAAGAAATTGATGACTTTCAAGCTAGCCTAGAGGAGCTGCGGAGGGCTGGAATCAATGGGGGAGAGGAGATTACCAGATTGGAAGAGAAGTTGGAGCTAGCATATATGAAAGAAGAGAGCTATTGGAGAGAAAAATCTAGAGTcaaatggctaagagaaggATATCAGAACACCAGATTCTTTTACCAGAAATTTCATTCAAGGGTGCAAAGGAACATAATTTGGAGATTAGTTGGGAAGAACAATGAGATTGCATCGAAACCAGAGTATATTGCAAAGGTAGCTGAAGATTACTTCTACGATATTTTTACTTCTTCTTGTTCGGTTGATCCGAATCCATATTTGGAGGATTTGGAGCCTAAGGTTACAGCTTCCATGAACTTTAGGCTCCAAAGGCCGGTGACTATGGACGAGGTCAAAAGAGCTACGTTCAGTGTTCATGCTCAGAGTGCTCCTGGTGATGACGGGTTTACAGCTaagttttttcactttttctgggATATAGTTGGAGGTGATGTTTTTAAGGCTGTGCAAAGTTTTTTTTACAGTGGCAGAATTCTAAAAAGCTTCAACCATACTCAAATTTGTTTGGTTCCAAAGGTGCCAGATGCCAGTGACATGACTCAGGTATGACCGATTAGTTTGTCCTCagttatgtataaaattatttctaaagttATGGTGCACCGACTACAAGgtattatgaataaaattataagccCAAATCAGAGTGCTTTTTTCAAAGGTAGACTCATCTCAGATAATATTCTAATTGCCCACGAATGTATGCactatttgaaaaataagagaacTGGAGCAGATCATGAGATGGCTATTAAACTAGATATGAGCAAGGCTTATGATAGGGTTGAATGGCACTTCTTATGGTACATCATGGAAAAGCTGGGCTTTGATGCTAAATGGATTAACTGGACTAAGGAATTGGTAACGACTGTTTCTTACTCTGTTGTTGTGGAAGGGCAACCTTTTGGCTACTTTAGGCTAAATAGGGGCATCCGACAGGGTGACCCCCTATCTCCATATCTATTTCTTTTTTGTGCGGAAGAGCTTTCCTTCTTGCTACACAAGGCAGAGCAAAATAGATTAATTCAAGGAGTTCAAGTTAATCAGAGATGCCAAACAGTTAATCACCTTTTGTTTGCTGATTATTCAATCTTTTTTTGCAAGGGCTCACCTAATACAAGCCAAAGCATTTTCGAATTGGTAGAGATCTACGAGGGCTTCAGTGAGCAAAAAGTCAATTTGAACAAGTCGGCCATCTTTTTCAGTCACAACACACCTCAAAACACAAGACTAGCAATTGCGCAGATACTAAATATTGAACATATCGGAGCCCAAGACAAATACTTGGGACTGCCCTCCATagttcaaaaatcaaagaaagcaaCCTTTGGAGCTATCAAGGATAAAGTTCAGAAGAGGATTATGGGTTGGAAAAGAAGTTTATTGTTCTCAGGAGGCACATGCTATTAAGAGCGGTGGGGGAAGCGATTCCTATTTACCCACTCTCTTGTTTCAAGCTCCTGGACACGCTGTTAACTGAGATTCATAGCGTGCTCTCACAATTTTGGTGGGGTCAAAAAGGCGCAGAACGAAGAATGGTTTGGATTAAATGGGACACAATGACGAGACCGAAGAAAGATGGAGGGTTGGGGATCAAAGATCTAAGGACACAAAATTTGGCCTTATTGGGCAAACAATGTTGGCATCTAATGAAATACCCTAAATGTTCAAAGCTAAATATTTCAGATATATAGATTTCTTACATGCAGAGATAGGAAGCATACCGTCGTGGGGCTGGAGAAGTGTTCTTGAAGGCCGCAATGTGATTGAGAAAGGCTTGTTATGGAAAATAGGCTCTGGTGCTAATGTCCGCATCTTCCATGATCCCTGGCTCCCACCACCATTGCCCTTTAATGTCCCTCAAGC comes from the Arachis duranensis cultivar V14167 chromosome 7, aradu.V14167.gnm2.J7QH, whole genome shotgun sequence genome and includes:
- the LOC107458187 gene encoding uncharacterized protein LOC107458187; protein product: MASTPREDTQSNNVAPTDNEIEVESNINPTLETPQAMDNNASNPEGSTPVEGDNKANVKSAYWEYFDRLKVEGEWKAKCKFCKSVLNANPKNGTKSLRNHVDRYCKRIKVATSRQSSIVESLANKHKCKK